From Virgibacillus natechei, the proteins below share one genomic window:
- the spoVAC gene encoding stage V sporulation protein AC, which yields MADKKKKNLPPEAQTYQAFQDQREVKRPLLKNCIKAFFVGGLICVIGQVITTFYIYFFNFTEQTAGSPTVSTLIFITMLLTGFGIYDRIGQFSGAGSAVPVTGFGNAVISSAIEYRTEGFILGVGSNMLKLAGPVIVYGVFSAFVIALLKTILTNWGGL from the coding sequence ATGGCAGACAAAAAAAAGAAAAACTTACCTCCAGAAGCTCAAACCTATCAAGCATTTCAGGATCAGCGTGAAGTTAAAAGACCCTTGTTAAAAAATTGTATTAAAGCGTTTTTTGTTGGGGGACTGATATGTGTTATAGGTCAAGTCATTACGACTTTCTACATTTATTTCTTTAATTTCACTGAACAAACAGCTGGCAGTCCTACAGTTTCTACACTTATTTTCATCACGATGTTATTAACCGGGTTTGGAATATATGATCGAATTGGTCAGTTTTCTGGTGCTGGCTCCGCAGTTCCTGTAACAGGATTCGGTAATGCCGTTATTTCTTCAGCCATTGAATATCGAACAGAAGGGTTTATTTTAGGGGTTGGGAGTAATATGTTAAAGCTAGCAGGGCCGGTTATTGTATATGGGGTTTTCTCTGCTTTTGTCATCGCTCTCCTTAAAACGATTCTTACAAATTGGGGTGGATTATAA
- the spoVAD gene encoding stage V sporulation protein AD, with protein MLVGHRTWIFENKPVIISTGTVGGPFEANGNISNDFDILHEDMWLEQDSFEKAQQVMMEEACQVAVKKSTIEKEQVQFFLSGDLINQITPTSFAAKTMSLPYFGLFSACATSMESLALAAFFINGNGADYILSGTSSHNAATEKQFRYPTEYGGQKPPTSQWTVTGAGCALVAKEGTGPVVTSSTIGKVIDMGLTDPFNMGGAMAAAAVDTIEAHFKERNVDPSFYDLIITGDLGHIGREVSLDLLNERGLNIPEEQYVDCGLTIYREGQPVLAGASGTACSAIVTYGHFLNLMKKGELKRILVVATGSLHSPMTVQQKDPIPCIAHAVSIESGSDIS; from the coding sequence ATGTTAGTCGGACATCGGACGTGGATCTTTGAAAATAAACCTGTCATCATATCCACAGGTACAGTGGGTGGGCCATTTGAAGCAAATGGAAACATTTCCAACGACTTTGATATTTTACACGAAGATATGTGGCTTGAACAGGATTCTTTTGAAAAAGCACAACAAGTAATGATGGAAGAAGCCTGTCAAGTCGCCGTTAAAAAAAGCACAATCGAAAAGGAGCAAGTTCAATTCTTTTTAAGTGGGGATTTAATAAATCAAATTACCCCAACAAGTTTTGCTGCAAAAACAATGTCCCTCCCCTATTTTGGCTTATTCAGTGCCTGTGCTACATCGATGGAAAGTTTGGCATTAGCTGCTTTCTTTATCAATGGAAATGGTGCTGATTATATATTAAGTGGAACATCCAGCCATAATGCCGCTACTGAAAAGCAATTTCGTTATCCCACTGAATACGGAGGTCAAAAACCACCAACTTCACAATGGACAGTAACGGGTGCAGGTTGTGCCTTAGTTGCTAAAGAAGGTACAGGACCAGTTGTTACATCATCGACAATCGGAAAAGTTATTGACATGGGGTTAACGGATCCATTTAATATGGGAGGTGCTATGGCCGCTGCAGCTGTAGACACAATCGAAGCACATTTCAAAGAGCGTAATGTAGACCCCTCATTTTATGATTTAATTATAACTGGTGATCTTGGCCATATAGGCAGAGAAGTCTCGCTCGACCTCCTGAATGAACGCGGCTTGAATATTCCAGAAGAACAATATGTAGATTGTGGTCTAACGATTTATCGAGAAGGTCAACCTGTGCTGGCTGGAGCCAGTGGAACTGCATGTTCTGCCATTGTAACATATGGCCATTTTTTAAATTTAATGAAAAAAGGGGAACTCAAACGTATACTCGTTGTAGCTACTGGTTCCCTTCATTCACCAATGACTGTACAACAAAAAGACCCAATCCCTTGTATCGCTCATGCGGTTTCTATAGAGTCAGGAAGTGATATATCATGA
- a CDS encoding DUF1657 domain-containing protein, with amino-acid sequence MTVASQLKQTVAGLKSAQASFEQFALQTENKQAKQMYENAAQQTTAILQSVEPRTQQIEQEEPQYKGF; translated from the coding sequence ATGACTGTAGCAAGCCAACTCAAACAAACAGTTGCAGGGCTAAAAAGTGCCCAAGCAAGTTTTGAACAATTTGCACTGCAAACTGAAAATAAACAGGCTAAGCAAATGTATGAAAATGCCGCACAACAAACCACGGCTATTTTGCAATCCGTTGAACCTAGAACGCAACAAATTGAACAAGAAGAACCACAATACAAAGGATTTTAA
- a CDS encoding TrkH family potassium uptake protein produces the protein MKYRYPFASWINKLSPLQILLIFYFIAVLFSTIIMSMPIVYQDGVEIEFIDVLFTAVSALSVTGLSTITVADTLSTTGILVLAFIMQLGAVGIMAIGTFIWLLMGKKIGLKERRLIMADQNQTSFAGMVRLIKQIVYVLLTVEFIAFIVLGTYYLQYFPTTGEAYLQGLFGTISAVTNGGFDITGQSLIPFQDDYFVQFIMMLLIIFGAIGFPVLIEVKEYIFAKSESRGKMRFSLFTKVTTSTFLILVVVGALFIYILDAGNFFADKSWHEALFYSLFQSVTTRSGGLSTMDVSQLTDESHLFMSLLMFIGASPSSAGGGIRTTTFALVVIFVIIFAKGGKSIRIFNREVYEEDLLKAVAVTLMAFVFVFISILIISTIEPFSLNQILFEVTSAFGTVGLSLGITSELTTFSKTILMLLMFIGRVGLISLLFSFKNNKKKVNYHYPKEKMIIG, from the coding sequence ATGAAGTATCGATATCCCTTCGCAAGTTGGATAAATAAACTTTCACCTCTTCAAATTTTATTGATTTTTTATTTTATAGCTGTCCTTTTTTCCACCATTATAATGTCGATGCCGATTGTTTACCAGGATGGGGTAGAGATTGAGTTTATTGACGTTTTATTCACAGCGGTAAGTGCATTAAGTGTAACGGGATTAAGTACCATAACAGTTGCCGACACACTTAGTACGACAGGAATTCTAGTGTTAGCATTTATTATGCAACTTGGAGCAGTAGGAATTATGGCGATTGGAACTTTTATTTGGCTTCTGATGGGAAAGAAGATAGGGTTAAAAGAACGCAGGTTAATTATGGCAGATCAAAATCAAACTTCCTTTGCAGGCATGGTTCGATTGATAAAGCAAATTGTTTATGTGTTATTAACTGTAGAATTTATTGCTTTCATTGTATTGGGAACATACTATCTGCAGTACTTTCCAACTACAGGTGAAGCATATTTACAAGGTTTATTCGGAACCATAAGTGCTGTGACCAATGGCGGGTTCGATATTACAGGACAATCGTTGATTCCTTTTCAGGATGATTATTTTGTTCAATTTATAATGATGTTATTAATCATTTTCGGTGCAATTGGTTTCCCGGTTTTGATCGAAGTAAAGGAGTATATCTTTGCAAAATCAGAAAGTCGTGGGAAGATGCGTTTCAGTTTGTTTACGAAGGTAACAACATCTACTTTCTTAATTTTAGTTGTGGTAGGAGCTTTATTTATCTACATACTGGACGCGGGAAATTTCTTCGCCGATAAGTCGTGGCATGAAGCATTGTTTTATTCATTATTTCAATCTGTTACAACAAGAAGTGGTGGCTTGTCCACAATGGATGTTAGTCAACTGACGGATGAAAGTCATCTGTTTATGTCCTTACTAATGTTTATCGGGGCCTCCCCAAGTAGTGCTGGTGGTGGTATTCGAACCACAACTTTTGCTTTAGTAGTCATTTTTGTTATCATCTTTGCAAAAGGCGGGAAAAGCATTCGTATTTTTAACCGAGAGGTGTATGAAGAAGACTTACTGAAAGCTGTTGCCGTGACATTAATGGCTTTTGTATTTGTTTTTATCTCTATATTAATCATCTCGACTATTGAGCCATTTTCTTTAAATCAAATTTTATTTGAAGTCACATCAGCGTTTGGAACAGTAGGCCTTTCTCTTGGTATAACAAGTGAATTAACTACATTTAGTAAGACAATCCTTATGTTGTTAATGTTTATTGGTAGGGTTGGACTAATCTCCTTGTTATTTTCATTTAAAAATAATAAGAAGAAGGTAAATTACCATTATCCGAAAGAAAAAATGATCATTGGTTAA
- a CDS encoding YwpF family protein produces the protein MKTFKLKSLEVMEPNDTERVQSKIELKDGLTINREDDDNQWLIEAYVDQSYLDYFNTLKEEDEITVKVKITKESNDPATFITSIIRVNPIGDHLNVLFIGPIVNRQEDKTEDVLSALIKEGYQGEELVKKFKEVKS, from the coding sequence ATGAAAACATTTAAGCTTAAATCCTTAGAAGTAATGGAACCAAATGATACGGAAAGGGTTCAAAGTAAAATAGAATTGAAAGATGGATTAACGATAAATCGAGAAGATGATGATAATCAATGGCTTATTGAGGCTTACGTTGACCAGTCTTATCTGGATTATTTTAATACGCTGAAAGAAGAGGATGAAATAACGGTTAAAGTGAAGATTACAAAAGAGAGTAATGATCCTGCTACATTTATTACTTCTATAATCAGAGTCAACCCAATTGGGGATCATTTGAATGTATTATTTATTGGACCAATTGTTAATCGACAGGAAGATAAAACGGAAGATGTTTTATCTGCTTTAATTAAAGAAGGTTATCAGGGTGAAGAACTAGTAAAGAAATTTAAAGAAGTAAAATCCTGA
- a CDS encoding YjcZ family sporulation protein: protein MHCGYGAGYGGQQYGAAGGSFALIVVLFILLIIVGAAFYC from the coding sequence ATGCATTGTGGCTATGGAGCTGGCTATGGTGGTCAGCAATACGGAGCAGCTGGAGGATCTTTTGCACTGATTGTGGTGCTGTTTATTCTATTAATCATTGTAGGGGCAGCTTTTTATTGCTAG
- the nfsA gene encoding oxygen-insensitive NADPH nitroreductase, producing MNKTIETLLNHRSIRKFKDTKLTTEQIHTIVKAAQQASTSSHVMAYTIIGITDENLKAELKAVSGQPYVKDNGHLFVFCGDLNRIYKQAAPAEQAQMQESIESTEQFIVTTIDVALAAQNATIAAESMGLGTCFLGSLRNDINHVNNLLDLPEHVIPLFGLAVGYPDQQPEIKPRLPIEAIYHENKYANDEDQSEIITDFDNQLASYYENRSKNARSDTWSEQMIRKYKNPIRMDVTPFIKDKKLNRR from the coding sequence ATGAACAAAACTATAGAAACACTGCTGAATCATCGTTCAATCCGAAAATTTAAAGACACAAAATTAACTACGGAACAAATACATACCATCGTTAAGGCTGCACAACAAGCATCAACATCGAGCCACGTAATGGCATATACCATTATCGGTATTACGGATGAAAACCTTAAAGCGGAACTAAAAGCGGTATCAGGACAGCCCTATGTGAAAGACAATGGGCATTTATTTGTATTCTGTGGGGATTTAAACCGTATCTATAAACAAGCAGCTCCTGCTGAGCAAGCACAAATGCAAGAAAGTATAGAAAGTACAGAACAATTTATCGTAACGACCATTGACGTAGCATTAGCTGCTCAAAACGCAACCATTGCAGCAGAGTCTATGGGCTTAGGGACTTGTTTTTTAGGCAGCTTACGAAATGATATAAATCATGTAAATAACCTATTGGATCTGCCTGAACATGTCATCCCATTATTCGGACTAGCGGTTGGGTATCCTGATCAACAACCAGAAATCAAACCGCGTCTACCGATTGAAGCTATCTACCATGAAAACAAATATGCAAATGATGAAGATCAATCTGAAATAATTACCGATTTTGATAATCAGTTGGCATCCTATTATGAAAACCGTTCAAAAAATGCACGGTCAGATACATGGAGCGAGCAAATGATTCGTAAATATAAAAATCCAATACGAATGGATGTTACACCATTTATCAAAGATAAAAAATTAAATAGGCGATAA